In the Desulfovibrio sp. X2 genome, one interval contains:
- a CDS encoding polysaccharide deacetylase family protein produces the protein MKPNLGQNLDDRSGPGLAPGLFRALCAALVCCSLCLLPGRAPAAGAQDGAGNGADGGAALLHALWTPEQLAGTPGERRQGPTTPPDDSPPSPEWPRAALPPLPASESGADAATVRRVELPPDKRLVALTFDLCELADRASGYDGEVVDLLRREGTPATFFLGGRWMRSHPERTMQLMADPLFAFGNHAWTHGNMAVLDAEKRREQLLWTQAEYETLRERLAARAKAAGFSAAAVPAPAELTVFRPPYGRCSADSMAETAKLGLRTVTWDVVTAEMDKDAAAAARDVAERARSGSIILMHANGVPPHTARILADLLPLLRARGLTPVTLPELLSAGTPELSRQCYFNHPGDNLSLDKHYGDGTRHPLHAKKAPRH, from the coding sequence ATGAAGCCGAACCTCGGCCAGAATCTCGATGATCGTTCAGGGCCCGGCCTCGCGCCGGGCCTTTTTCGTGCCCTGTGCGCGGCTCTCGTCTGCTGCAGCCTCTGCCTGCTGCCCGGCCGCGCCCCGGCCGCGGGAGCGCAGGACGGCGCAGGCAATGGAGCCGACGGCGGCGCGGCCCTGCTGCACGCCCTGTGGACGCCCGAACAGCTTGCCGGGACGCCCGGGGAGCGCCGCCAGGGCCCGACCACCCCGCCGGACGACTCGCCGCCCTCGCCCGAATGGCCGCGCGCCGCGCTGCCGCCCCTGCCCGCAAGCGAAAGCGGGGCGGACGCGGCCACGGTACGCCGCGTCGAGCTCCCGCCGGACAAACGCCTGGTGGCCCTGACCTTCGACCTCTGCGAGCTCGCGGACCGCGCCTCCGGCTACGACGGCGAGGTGGTGGACCTCCTGCGCCGGGAGGGGACGCCCGCGACCTTCTTCCTGGGCGGCCGCTGGATGCGCTCGCACCCCGAGCGGACCATGCAGCTCATGGCCGACCCGCTCTTCGCCTTCGGCAACCACGCCTGGACGCACGGCAACATGGCCGTGCTCGACGCCGAAAAGCGCCGCGAGCAGCTGCTCTGGACCCAGGCCGAGTACGAGACGCTGCGCGAAAGGCTCGCGGCCCGCGCCAAGGCCGCCGGTTTTTCCGCCGCGGCCGTGCCCGCGCCCGCGGAGCTGACCGTTTTCCGGCCGCCCTACGGCCGCTGCTCGGCCGACTCCATGGCCGAGACCGCGAAGCTCGGCCTGCGCACCGTGACCTGGGACGTGGTCACGGCCGAGATGGACAAGGACGCCGCAGCCGCGGCCAGGGACGTGGCAGAGCGCGCCCGGTCCGGCTCCATCATCCTCATGCACGCCAACGGCGTGCCGCCGCACACGGCGCGCATCCTGGCGGACCTCCTGCCGCTCCTGCGCGCCAGGGGCCTCACCCCGGTGACCCTGCCCGAGCTCCTGAGCGCGGGCACACCCGAGCTCTCGCGCCAGTGCTACTTCAACCATCCGGGCGACAACCTCTCCCTGGACAAGCACTACGGCGACGGCACCCGCCATCCCTTGCATGCG